The Crocosphaera subtropica ATCC 51142 genome includes a window with the following:
- a CDS encoding alkaline phosphatase D family protein yields MKRRDFLITTLLSSGLIISDQLNTQAVSIPEFSNFPFSLGVASGDPLSDRIIIWTRLAPNPLKGGGMPKIRVPVQWKVAKDPKMIEIVRQGTVMATPELGHAVHVDVTQLEANQVYWYQFQVGEYESAIARTKTLPNFDASVDKVSFAFASCQDWQNGYYVAHKHLAEEDLDFVVFLGDYIYERSGNQNRVRQHQGDDCLTLEDYRNRYAQYKGDPNLQASHHRFPWIMTWDDHEVDNNYANLTPEDNQSLEAFQARRKAAYQAYYEHTPIRVSFPPEEDITLYRSFDLGNLGKLMVLDTRQYRSDQPCGDGGKPRCQEAKSETTTLLGTEQEQWLQSQLSNSSASWNIIAQQIMMAQYDLDPRPNQGIFNMDQWDGYIESRHRLLNFLHNNQISNPVVITGDIHSSWVNDLKLDFDDPRSPTVATEFVGTSISSQFPQEYIAPIKLARIVNPHVKFFEGTKHGYVRCTVTPEYFKSDYRVVSSVLDPDASVDTLQSFVVKNGQPGVLAKSTG; encoded by the coding sequence ATGAAACGAAGAGACTTCCTAATAACAACCCTTTTAAGTTCTGGTTTAATTATCAGTGATCAGTTAAATACTCAAGCAGTTTCTATCCCAGAGTTTTCTAACTTTCCTTTCAGCTTAGGGGTTGCTTCTGGAGATCCTCTCAGCGATCGCATCATTATTTGGACAAGATTAGCCCCTAATCCCTTAAAAGGGGGCGGAATGCCCAAGATAAGGGTTCCTGTACAGTGGAAAGTGGCTAAAGACCCCAAAATGATCGAAATTGTTCGTCAAGGAACGGTTATGGCTACCCCAGAATTAGGTCATGCGGTTCATGTTGATGTCACTCAACTCGAAGCAAATCAGGTGTACTGGTATCAGTTTCAAGTGGGTGAGTATGAAAGTGCGATCGCTAGAACTAAAACCTTACCTAACTTTGATGCTTCTGTTGACAAAGTAAGTTTTGCTTTTGCATCCTGTCAAGACTGGCAAAATGGTTATTATGTTGCTCATAAACATCTAGCGGAAGAAGACCTTGATTTTGTCGTATTTTTGGGGGACTATATTTATGAGCGATCGGGTAATCAAAATAGGGTTCGTCAGCATCAAGGAGACGACTGTTTGACCCTAGAAGACTATCGTAACCGTTACGCTCAATATAAAGGTGATCCTAACTTACAAGCGTCTCATCATCGCTTTCCTTGGATCATGACTTGGGACGATCACGAAGTCGATAATAATTACGCCAACCTCACCCCAGAAGATAATCAAAGTTTAGAAGCATTTCAAGCTAGACGCAAAGCAGCTTATCAAGCTTATTATGAACATACCCCTATCCGTGTCTCTTTCCCACCAGAAGAAGATATCACCTTGTACCGAAGCTTTGATTTAGGGAACTTAGGGAAGTTAATGGTATTAGATACCAGACAATATCGTAGTGATCAACCCTGTGGAGATGGAGGTAAACCTCGTTGTCAAGAAGCTAAAAGTGAAACAACAACTTTACTGGGAACCGAACAAGAACAATGGTTACAATCCCAATTATCCAATAGTTCAGCTTCTTGGAATATTATTGCACAACAAATTATGATGGCTCAATATGATTTAGATCCCCGTCCGAACCAGGGTATCTTTAATATGGATCAATGGGATGGTTATATAGAGTCTCGTCATCGTTTGCTTAATTTTCTACACAACAATCAAATTTCTAATCCCGTAGTCATTACTGGGGATATTCATTCGAGTTGGGTTAACGATCTAAAATTAGATTTTGATGATCCGAGATCGCCCACCGTTGCAACGGAGTTTGTCGGAACGTCCATCTCTTCACAGTTTCCTCAAGAGTATATTGCCCCAATAAAGTTAGCAAGAATAGTCAACCCTCATGTCAAGTTTTTTGAAGGAACTAAACACGGATATGTACGTTGTACCGTAACCCCAGAGTATTTTAAAAGCGATTATCGAGTTGTCTCTAGTGTCTTAGATCCAGATGCTTCTGTAGATACTTTACAATCATTTGTGGTAAAAAATGGTCAACCTGGAGTGTTAGCAAAATCGACAGGTTAG
- a CDS encoding ATP adenylyltransferase family protein, producing MNKIANILLPSNRLLQKIKEQTEYALNCGALKSIPTEYELIRDKEIDFLVRIVTNLGRKDKAKKKQKKLGKAFNPFLPYEKALFVADILDTHVCLLNKFNVVDYHLLIITRDFEEQETLLTLNDFVALCACLLQVDGLGFYNNGEIAGASQRHKHLQLVPFPLVPELSKTPIDNIIETAKYQDNIGQLPCFNFVHGIVNIQLQDNNNILELAQQTLESYHYLLKCLKISINQKGKPEPYNLLVTREWMMMIPRSQPKYESISINSLGFAGALLVKNEQQMELLREVKPLTILEKVANSLMNN from the coding sequence ATGAACAAAATAGCTAATATTCTTCTACCATCTAATCGTTTATTGCAAAAAATAAAAGAACAAACAGAATACGCCCTTAATTGTGGTGCTTTGAAATCGATTCCTACTGAATATGAATTGATTCGAGATAAAGAAATTGACTTTTTAGTAAGAATTGTTACTAATTTAGGACGTAAAGATAAAGCTAAAAAGAAACAGAAGAAATTAGGGAAAGCTTTTAATCCTTTTTTACCTTATGAAAAAGCTTTATTTGTAGCTGATATTTTAGATACTCATGTTTGTTTATTGAATAAATTTAATGTAGTAGATTATCACTTATTGATTATTACCCGTGACTTTGAAGAACAAGAAACATTATTAACCTTAAATGATTTTGTTGCACTGTGTGCCTGTTTACTACAAGTTGATGGTTTAGGCTTTTATAATAATGGTGAAATTGCAGGAGCAAGTCAACGTCATAAACACCTTCAATTAGTGCCTTTTCCTTTAGTTCCAGAATTATCTAAAACTCCCATTGATAACATAATAGAAACTGCAAAGTATCAAGATAATATCGGTCAACTTCCTTGTTTTAATTTTGTTCATGGTATCGTTAATATACAGCTTCAAGATAATAATAATATTTTAGAATTAGCTCAACAAACCTTAGAAAGTTATCATTATTTATTAAAATGTCTCAAAATTTCGATTAACCAAAAAGGAAAACCCGAACCTTATAATCTTTTAGTGACCAGAGAATGGATGATGATGATTCCGCGATCGCAGCCTAAATATGAATCAATTTCTATTAACTCATTAGGGTTTGCTGGTGCATTATTAGTTAAAAATGAACAACAAATGGAACTATTAAGAGAAGTCAAACCCCTAACAATTTTAGAAAAAGTGGCTAATTCGTTAATGAATAATTAA
- a CDS encoding Tab2/Atab2 family RNA-binding protein: MIIWQADFYKHLSQEHENNTKWNLIVCDQQGVIIHQASCQQSEATSNWLISELEPLVKQYSPDIIKVFRPQCLSLFALVGKRLEIKIEGTRRTPQLKQILQEKYPNSVKLEQSPPQAIPESLWGDKWHFATFKAGDFFDYFSDRPIPMKELPEALNPIHLGIASDVNIPGVVIYGGRQSMYLARWLADNQPVSLNYIPTEVNKSGGLILESGLVDRWVLLTFENAEMSQSAQQYEKQKERTQGLHFFLLQPDDSGMTQTGIWLLKKEKN; encoded by the coding sequence ATGATTATTTGGCAAGCAGATTTCTATAAACATTTATCACAAGAACATGAAAACAATACCAAGTGGAATTTGATCGTTTGTGATCAACAAGGAGTCATCATTCATCAAGCTAGTTGTCAGCAGTCTGAGGCTACTTCTAATTGGTTAATAAGCGAATTAGAACCTTTAGTTAAGCAATATTCTCCTGATATCATTAAGGTGTTTCGTCCCCAATGTTTAAGCTTATTTGCCTTAGTCGGAAAAAGGTTAGAAATTAAAATTGAAGGGACAAGAAGAACCCCTCAACTGAAACAAATTTTACAAGAAAAATATCCCAATTCTGTCAAATTAGAACAGTCTCCACCCCAAGCTATACCCGAAAGTTTATGGGGTGATAAGTGGCATTTTGCGACCTTTAAAGCAGGGGATTTTTTTGATTATTTTAGTGATCGCCCGATTCCAATGAAAGAGTTACCCGAAGCATTAAACCCCATTCATTTAGGAATTGCTTCAGATGTAAATATTCCTGGTGTGGTTATTTATGGGGGTAGACAATCGATGTATTTAGCCCGATGGTTGGCTGACAATCAACCTGTTTCTTTGAATTATATTCCAACAGAGGTTAATAAATCTGGGGGATTGATTTTAGAATCCGGGTTAGTGGATCGTTGGGTTTTATTGACATTTGAAAATGCAGAAATGTCCCAATCTGCTCAACAGTATGAAAAACAAAAAGAAAGGACTCAAGGACTTCATTTTTTCTTGCTACAACCCGATGATTCTGGGATGACTCAGACAGGAATCTGGTTATTAAAGAAAGAGAAAAATTGA